In Acanthochromis polyacanthus isolate Apoly-LR-REF ecotype Palm Island chromosome 15, KAUST_Apoly_ChrSc, whole genome shotgun sequence, a single genomic region encodes these proteins:
- the LOC110959407 gene encoding NK1 transcription factor-related protein 2-like, whose product MGSFRVKDAGAQRVTMTSSHKISFSIIDILDPNKFNSKRVNELSGVREKFLVPNVEKTSLESDSRAAGDFRVERTEADETGDDHSALSQHPAAVGDPLLLSPQPDTEPCPAGEQEEADRESTVALPDHSPHNKRRRPDAACAKPRRARTAFTYEQLVALENKFRATRYLSVCERLNLALSLSLTETQVKIWFQNRRTKWKKQNPGVDSTLQPGSSSLVSPNQANCGSSSASFHQTFSNFSSGNVIFHTASGVPLSSTGGLLHPFMSNGFVQPTYFNPHL is encoded by the exons ATGG GGTCTTTCCGTGTAAAGGATGCTGGAGCCCAAAGAGTGACAATGACGTCCAGTCATAAGATTTCCTTCTCTATTATTGACATATTGGATCCGAACAAATTCAACAGCAAAAGGGTGAACGAACTTTCCGGCGTGAGGGAGAAGTTTTTGGTGCCAAATGTGGAGAAAACAAGTTTGGAGTCGGACAGCAGAGCAGCCGGAGACTTCAGAGTGGAGCGCACAGAAGCAG ATGAGACAGGAGATGACCACTCTGCGCTCTCCCAGCACCCTGCAGCGGTGGGTGACCCCCTCCTGCTCTCCCCACAGCCCGACACAGAGCCCTGTCCGGCCGGGGAGCAGGAGGAGGCGGACCGGGAGTCAACGGTCGCCCTGCCGGACCACTCACCGCACAACAAGCGTCGGCGCCCGGACGCGGCCTGCGCCAAACCGCGGCGCGCCAGAACAGCTTTCACTTACGAACAACTGGTGGCTCTAGAGAACAAGTTCCGCGCAACTCGCTACTTGTCCGTGTGTGAGAGACTAAACCTGGCTCTGTCCTTAAGCCTGACCGAGACCCAGGTGAAAATCTGGTTCCAGAACAGGAGGACCAAGTGGAAAAAGCAGAACCCTGGGGTGGACAGCACCTTGCAGCCTGGCTCCAGCTCCCTGGTCAGTCCCAACCAGGCCAACTGCGGGTCGAGCTCCGCTAGCTTCCACCAGACTTTCTCCAACTTCAGCTCTGGGAATGTGATCTTCCACACGGCCAGTGGTGTTCCGCTTTCATCCACTGGAGGGCTCCTGCATCCCTTCATGTCCAATGGATTCGTCCAGCCGACTTATTTCAACCCACATCTATGA